In one Nitrospira sp. genomic region, the following are encoded:
- a CDS encoding MCP four helix bundle domain-containing protein has translation MIGQGVTNRFQDMKTRSKLFLGFGLVSLIIMIMASVGVFTLRQLSTHSQTVYADYTVPLADFAQMGTALTKHHQILLDVASATKQADFAQDVAKLPALKAEIEKAVTHYKSTNLRVSRTGRDEQADLTLFEPALKKYFQDADGALSAMADSFDRNTLSASQAEQMRALGVLALTVNLTPSFESVVKRHNEQVNTIEAIAKDLNEDAQALATNGTFILVVGGVVAVALGLFVGYLLATFLARNITHIANVATQAAGGNLQARAKIESHDELGQMATAFNSMLDRITALVSTEEERDLMQKRLMQFLVLVSEVGKGDLTRRGEVTADMFGNLADGFNLMIARFGQLLKQVREAADRVNKSAGTLRDSAGHMSGTARVQAEESVRTLGAVEQLAAGMRQVASTAGASSESAKQVLSATERGNVAVQETVRDMQSIRSAVQRMSKQVKGLGDRSLEISQIVSTIRDIANQTNLLALNAAIEAAGAGEAGARFAVVADQVRKLAESSTQATREIADLVKVIQTETQDAVVAMEHETQAVEAGSASALRTGDVFAEISDIAKRSSELAQNIASAASEQTNSTEKVGRAIKEFTGGAVATQKQTDSTRLTIEDMAKLAEGLNTSVAQFKLA, from the coding sequence ATGATCGGCCAAGGCGTCACGAATCGATTTCAGGACATGAAGACACGATCGAAGCTGTTCCTCGGCTTCGGCCTGGTCAGTCTCATTATCATGATCATGGCCAGTGTCGGTGTGTTCACCCTGCGCCAGCTCAGTACGCATTCTCAAACCGTGTATGCGGACTATACGGTGCCTCTGGCCGATTTCGCCCAGATGGGAACCGCGCTGACCAAACATCATCAAATTCTGTTGGACGTGGCTTCGGCGACGAAACAGGCGGACTTCGCGCAGGACGTGGCCAAGCTCCCGGCATTGAAAGCCGAGATCGAGAAAGCCGTCACCCATTACAAGAGCACCAATCTCCGAGTGTCGCGCACGGGGCGGGATGAACAGGCAGACCTGACCCTGTTCGAGCCGGCGCTGAAAAAATACTTTCAAGATGCCGACGGCGCGTTGAGTGCCATGGCGGACAGCTTCGATCGCAACACGCTCTCTGCTTCCCAAGCCGAGCAGATGCGAGCCCTCGGTGTCCTGGCGCTGACCGTCAACCTGACGCCATCGTTCGAAAGCGTCGTGAAGCGCCACAACGAGCAGGTAAATACCATTGAGGCGATTGCCAAGGACCTGAACGAGGATGCGCAGGCACTCGCGACGAACGGTACCTTCATTCTCGTCGTCGGTGGTGTGGTGGCCGTGGCCCTCGGGTTGTTCGTCGGATATCTCCTGGCGACCTTCTTGGCCCGCAACATCACACACATCGCCAACGTGGCGACCCAGGCTGCCGGGGGAAATCTCCAGGCGCGCGCGAAAATTGAGTCGCACGATGAGTTGGGGCAGATGGCTACCGCGTTCAACTCCATGCTCGACCGTATTACCGCCTTGGTGTCGACAGAGGAAGAACGCGACCTCATGCAGAAGCGCCTGATGCAATTCCTGGTGCTCGTATCCGAGGTTGGTAAAGGAGACTTGACCCGTCGAGGCGAGGTGACCGCCGACATGTTCGGAAACCTGGCCGACGGCTTCAACCTCATGATCGCCAGGTTCGGACAGTTGTTGAAGCAGGTCCGTGAAGCGGCTGATCGCGTGAACAAGTCGGCCGGGACGCTGCGGGATTCGGCCGGACACATGTCCGGAACCGCCCGGGTTCAGGCCGAAGAGTCCGTGCGAACGCTGGGCGCGGTCGAACAGTTGGCCGCCGGTATGCGTCAGGTTGCCAGCACGGCCGGCGCGTCTTCCGAGTCTGCAAAGCAGGTGTTATCCGCAACCGAACGCGGAAACGTCGCGGTGCAGGAAACCGTGCGCGATATGCAAAGTATTCGCTCGGCGGTGCAAAGGATGTCCAAACAGGTCAAGGGTCTTGGTGACCGCTCCCTCGAAATTTCTCAGATTGTGTCGACGATTCGAGATATTGCGAATCAAACCAACCTGCTCGCGCTGAACGCCGCCATCGAAGCGGCAGGTGCAGGTGAGGCCGGCGCGCGGTTCGCGGTCGTCGCCGACCAGGTTCGAAAATTGGCCGAAAGTTCCACCCAAGCCACGCGAGAAATCGCCGACCTGGTGAAGGTGATTCAGACAGAAACGCAGGATGCGGTGGTGGCGATGGAGCATGAAACGCAGGCGGTGGAAGCCGGATCGGCCTCCGCTCTTCGCACCGGTGACGTGTTCGCTGAAATTTCAGACATCGCGAAACGGTCCTCTGAGTTGGCGCAGAACATCGCCAGTGCGGCGTCCGAGCAAACGAATTCGACGGAAAAGGTCGGTCGCGCCATTAAGGAATTCACCGGCGGCGCCGTGGCGACGCAGAAGCAAACGGACTCTACGCGCTTGACGATTGAGGATATGGCTAAACTGGCCGAAGGGCTCAATACCTCGGTCGCGCAGTTCAAGTTGGCCTAG
- a CDS encoding purine-binding chemotaxis protein CheW, translating to MCLLTLGGELFAIDLRHVSEVFEVETVTAVPSMPSYLTGVTNLRGTVITLVDLRGSLGLPSAQTALSIAVVVRHGAKQIGVLVDHVPEIHTVAREQFLPAMQAGPAGARPCVSAVLRVDQRLGGVLEVPQVFAQVDGGSAALPGI from the coding sequence ATGTGTCTGTTGACGCTGGGCGGCGAACTCTTCGCGATCGATCTTCGTCATGTCAGTGAAGTCTTCGAGGTGGAGACCGTCACGGCTGTGCCGAGTATGCCCAGCTACCTGACGGGTGTGACCAACCTGCGGGGCACCGTCATCACCCTGGTGGATTTGCGCGGAAGTCTTGGCCTCCCGTCGGCCCAGACGGCACTGTCGATCGCGGTGGTGGTCCGTCATGGCGCGAAGCAGATCGGTGTCCTCGTCGACCACGTTCCAGAAATTCACACCGTCGCGCGAGAGCAATTCTTGCCTGCCATGCAGGCCGGGCCTGCCGGTGCGCGTCCCTGTGTGTCGGCGGTACTTCGTGTGGATCAGCGTCTCGGGGGAGTCTTGGAGGTTCCGCAAGTGTTTGCGCAGGTGGATGGAGGCAGTGCGGCATTGCCGGGAATCTAA
- a CDS encoding response regulator, translating to MSKIVVVDDSYAELQLIEGYLKSANHTVVSYPNADKLEDKLALDKPDLIVLDVVMPGRNGFQACRDLKSDDRFKGIPIVLCTSKGQESDKFWGQQQGANGYVVKPFKAEDLVAAVKRALN from the coding sequence ATGAGCAAGATCGTCGTCGTCGATGATTCCTACGCTGAGTTGCAATTGATCGAAGGGTATCTCAAGTCCGCCAACCATACGGTGGTGTCCTATCCCAATGCGGACAAACTGGAAGACAAATTGGCGTTGGATAAACCGGATCTGATTGTGTTGGACGTCGTTATGCCAGGTCGGAATGGATTTCAAGCGTGCCGTGATTTGAAGAGTGACGACCGCTTCAAGGGGATTCCGATCGTCCTGTGCACTTCCAAAGGGCAGGAGAGCGACAAGTTTTGGGGGCAACAGCAGGGCGCCAACGGGTATGTGGTGAAGCCGTTCAAGGCGGAAGATCTGGTGGCCGCGGTGAAACGGGCTTTGAACTAA
- a CDS encoding DUF3365 domain-containing protein, translating to MANHYISRILVAALMATSIGVAVPVSANTEVETAELLIKLVQVGRGVLSENQAIINDAGKGDKGFTGDFVANQVIERFRKATKIDLSRPATVPQAPLFLAMVESEKEVIDEAQPVINKQGVGFKGMIPAVFARKSGERFYRKTGIRVKLTSMDYRFPGNRPDEFESEVLRLFADTRHPKGQPYSKATMLDGRPVLRMMDPEYAATTCLSCHGNPKGDRDVTGAKKEGWHEGDLAGAISIVIPMK from the coding sequence ATGGCGAACCATTACATCAGCAGAATCCTGGTGGCTGCATTGATGGCGACAAGTATCGGGGTGGCCGTGCCTGTATCGGCCAATACCGAAGTGGAAACAGCTGAACTCCTCATCAAATTGGTGCAGGTCGGGCGCGGGGTTCTGTCCGAAAATCAGGCGATCATCAATGACGCAGGCAAGGGCGACAAAGGATTCACGGGCGACTTTGTCGCCAACCAGGTGATCGAACGGTTCCGCAAGGCGACCAAGATCGACTTGAGTCGCCCCGCGACGGTGCCGCAGGCGCCCTTATTCCTTGCCATGGTGGAATCCGAGAAGGAAGTGATCGATGAAGCGCAACCGGTGATCAATAAGCAGGGGGTTGGATTTAAGGGCATGATCCCCGCCGTTTTCGCGAGGAAATCCGGTGAGCGCTTTTATCGCAAGACCGGAATTCGCGTGAAGTTGACGAGTATGGACTATCGTTTTCCAGGCAATCGTCCCGATGAATTTGAATCCGAAGTGTTGAGACTGTTTGCCGATACGCGCCATCCCAAAGGGCAGCCCTACAGCAAGGCCACCATGCTCGACGGTCGTCCGGTGCTCCGCATGATGGATCCGGAATATGCCGCGACCACCTGTCTCAGCTGTCATGGCAATCCCAAAGGGGATCGCGATGTCACTGGTGCCAAGAAAGAAGGATGGCATGAAGGGGATCTTGCCGGCGCCATCAGTATCGTCATTCCCATGAAATAG
- a CDS encoding cobyric acid synthase: MSLLARATAIAVLGTGSDVGKSLVAAGLCRSLHRAGLNVAPFKAQNMSLNSFVTPEGGEIGRAQALQAEACGIAPHVDMNPILLKPESDARAQVVVQGRVYSTLDAQSYFSRGRNSALFQAVQESYERLAAQYEVIVIEGAGSAAEVNLRDRDLVNWATVELADARVVLVGDIDRGGVFAQLIGTLDLITREERARVCGLVINKFRGDRTLFADGVRFLRERTGVPVLGVLPFLRELALDQEDSLDVEVRRQVVFAEDRVNIAVLLLPHMSNFTDFNMLAQEADVALRYVATPGEAAGADAVIIPGSKSTLADLAYLREQRFEAVVQHHVRSGRELVGICGGYQMLGRWIADPDAVETGGEADGLGLLQTTTVMMSDKITEQVEASALHLEEAGPVVVRGYFVHMGRTDPGPHQPCFQLNGRMESSHDHASMGTSDVRCSDGAVREDGLVWGTYIHGLFDQPQFRRAWLNRVRCRKGLEPIELARSQQVNHTRRHALDRWADHLEQHLDLSPIWGLLHSRTRR, translated from the coding sequence ATGTCTCTCCTCGCTCGCGCCACAGCCATCGCCGTTCTAGGGACCGGTTCCGACGTCGGAAAGAGTCTGGTCGCGGCGGGCCTCTGTCGATCGCTGCATCGGGCGGGTCTGAACGTGGCTCCGTTCAAGGCGCAGAATATGTCGCTGAACTCGTTCGTGACTCCGGAAGGCGGCGAGATCGGGCGTGCGCAAGCCCTGCAGGCTGAAGCCTGCGGCATTGCTCCCCACGTGGACATGAACCCCATCTTGCTCAAGCCGGAATCCGATGCGAGGGCACAGGTGGTGGTGCAGGGGCGTGTCTATTCTACGTTGGACGCGCAGTCCTATTTTTCGCGTGGCCGGAATTCGGCGTTGTTTCAAGCGGTGCAGGAGAGCTACGAACGGCTCGCCGCACAGTATGAAGTGATTGTCATCGAGGGCGCCGGCAGCGCGGCCGAGGTGAACTTGCGCGACCGCGACCTGGTCAACTGGGCGACCGTGGAATTAGCAGACGCCCGGGTGGTGTTAGTCGGTGACATCGATCGCGGCGGTGTGTTTGCCCAACTGATCGGCACGCTCGATCTCATTACACGGGAGGAACGTGCCAGGGTGTGCGGGCTCGTGATCAACAAGTTTCGCGGCGACCGGACGCTGTTTGCGGACGGTGTTCGGTTTCTTCGCGAGCGGACGGGGGTTCCGGTGCTGGGCGTACTGCCGTTTCTCCGCGAACTTGCACTGGACCAGGAAGACAGTTTGGATGTCGAGGTTCGCCGGCAGGTCGTGTTTGCGGAGGACCGCGTCAATATTGCGGTCCTGCTTCTGCCCCACATGAGCAATTTCACGGATTTCAACATGCTGGCACAAGAGGCCGACGTGGCGCTGCGGTATGTCGCGACGCCTGGAGAGGCAGCCGGAGCGGATGCGGTGATCATTCCCGGTTCAAAGAGCACGTTGGCAGACTTGGCCTACCTGCGTGAACAGCGATTCGAAGCTGTGGTGCAGCACCATGTTCGCAGCGGTCGGGAGTTGGTGGGGATCTGCGGAGGCTATCAAATGTTAGGGCGTTGGATTGCCGACCCTGACGCAGTAGAGACCGGCGGTGAGGCTGATGGTCTGGGGTTGTTGCAGACGACAACCGTCATGATGTCCGACAAAATCACGGAACAGGTTGAGGCATCAGCGCTGCACCTTGAAGAGGCGGGACCGGTGGTGGTTCGTGGCTACTTCGTCCACATGGGACGCACGGATCCCGGTCCCCATCAGCCCTGTTTCCAACTGAACGGCAGGATGGAGTCGTCTCACGATCACGCTTCTATGGGTACATCCGATGTTCGCTGTTCCGATGGAGCGGTGCGGGAAGATGGATTGGTCTGGGGCACGTACATTCACGGCCTGTTCGATCAGCCGCAGTTCCGACGAGCCTGGTTGAATCGGGTACGATGTCGAAAGGGACTTGAGCCAATTGAGCTTGCGCGCTCCCAGCAGGTGAATCACACCAGACGGCATGCATTGGATCGCTGGGCCGATCATCTCGAGCAACATCTCGATCTCAGTCCAATCTGGGGCCTTCTCCATTCTCGAACACGTCGTTAG
- a CDS encoding adenosylcobinamide amidohydrolase, with protein sequence MSRPDSTRFSTRSRVARETLIVDLGARMRVLSSAPRGGGLRTTRYILNHQVPSNPMSNGAVGTWDNPSRYLRRLAESLGIESDCVGLMTAVPMTQVVTCREERDGLWVECFATVGVTNAVRAGEIPRQNEGHASHGKTGTINLIVVTNACLAVPALVGAVQVATESKTGVLRDHAVPSWTGLPGATGTGTDAVVAACALRGHGPWHPYAGTHTDLGSMIGLVVGECVTAGLARAAQWAANHRR encoded by the coding sequence ATGAGCAGGCCTGATTCGACTCGCTTCTCGACGCGATCACGCGTGGCTCGCGAGACGTTGATCGTCGATCTGGGGGCTCGCATGCGCGTCCTGTCCTCTGCTCCACGAGGAGGGGGGCTTCGAACCACCCGGTACATTCTCAATCACCAGGTGCCTTCCAATCCAATGTCGAATGGTGCAGTGGGAACGTGGGACAATCCTTCCCGCTACCTGAGACGTCTCGCAGAGTCGCTCGGGATTGAGTCGGATTGCGTCGGTCTGATGACGGCGGTTCCCATGACGCAGGTCGTCACCTGTCGTGAGGAACGGGATGGGCTCTGGGTGGAATGTTTTGCGACCGTCGGGGTCACCAATGCCGTACGGGCCGGCGAAATTCCCAGACAGAACGAAGGGCATGCGAGCCATGGCAAGACAGGAACGATCAATCTGATCGTGGTCACCAATGCCTGCCTCGCGGTCCCTGCCTTGGTCGGTGCAGTACAGGTTGCCACGGAGAGTAAGACCGGCGTATTGCGGGATCATGCGGTACCGAGCTGGACCGGTTTGCCCGGCGCCACGGGGACGGGGACGGATGCGGTGGTGGCCGCCTGCGCCTTGCGGGGGCATGGGCCATGGCACCCCTATGCGGGCACACATACGGACCTCGGTTCCATGATCGGCCTCGTGGTGGGAGAGTGTGTGACGGCCGGGCTCGCGCGCGCCGCGCAATGGGCCGCGAATCACCGAAGGTAA
- a CDS encoding threonine-phosphate decarboxylase, translating to MTRARHGGDVYGAARDLKRAPDRLLDFSASINPLGPAPAVSRVLKGATTLLRHYPDPLCWDLRQALAAYWCRSPDAFLIGNGSTELIHLLPAALQIQHLLVVGPTFSEYATAMARSGGQISLIVAARHDLYQPQPELVLETMRRASTVGRSLDAVLLCNPNSPTGVAWEAGTVRRLARETARLGLWCVVDETFADYCESVSILGTVLPPKTIVLRSFTKFYGLPGLRVGYVVAPPAVTKRLSAHQPPWSVNMLAQRAAVAALQDDRHRRRSLQFMDRERIRLQRGLERLSGVQVFPTKANFILMELPVGYKAARVVSALRRQGLLLRDCSQVPGLNDRSLRVAVRTRDENDRLLKALASIVRVTR from the coding sequence GGCGCGGCTCGTGACTTGAAGCGAGCGCCCGATCGACTCCTCGATTTCAGTGCCAGCATCAATCCGCTGGGCCCCGCTCCCGCAGTGTCTCGGGTGCTCAAAGGTGCGACGACACTGCTCCGGCACTATCCGGATCCGTTGTGCTGGGACTTGCGGCAGGCACTGGCCGCCTATTGGTGTCGTTCCCCCGATGCCTTTCTTATCGGGAATGGATCGACGGAATTGATCCATCTCCTTCCGGCAGCACTGCAGATACAACATCTGTTGGTGGTGGGTCCGACGTTTTCCGAATACGCGACGGCGATGGCACGATCCGGTGGACAGATCAGCCTGATCGTGGCGGCGCGGCATGATCTGTATCAACCACAGCCGGAGTTGGTGTTGGAGACCATGAGACGGGCGAGCACTGTTGGGCGGTCGCTCGATGCGGTGTTGCTGTGCAATCCCAATAGCCCGACCGGCGTCGCGTGGGAGGCAGGAACCGTGCGGAGGCTCGCTCGTGAGACGGCGCGGCTCGGACTCTGGTGCGTCGTTGATGAAACGTTTGCGGACTATTGCGAATCGGTATCGATTCTGGGAACTGTCCTTCCTCCCAAGACGATCGTGCTGCGGAGTTTTACAAAGTTCTACGGGCTTCCAGGGCTTCGTGTGGGGTATGTGGTCGCGCCACCCGCAGTGACGAAGCGGCTAAGCGCCCACCAGCCTCCGTGGTCGGTGAACATGTTGGCGCAGCGTGCTGCCGTGGCGGCATTGCAGGACGACCGGCATCGTCGGCGAAGCCTGCAGTTCATGGATCGAGAACGGATACGGTTGCAGCGGGGACTCGAACGGCTCTCAGGTGTCCAGGTGTTTCCCACGAAGGCCAATTTTATCCTGATGGAACTGCCGGTCGGGTACAAGGCCGCGCGGGTGGTGTCGGCGCTGCGACGGCAAGGCCTGCTGCTCCGTGACTGTTCACAGGTGCCGGGCTTGAACGATCGCTCGCTGCGGGTGGCGGTGCGAACAAGAGACGAGAATGATCGGCTGCTGAAGGCCTTGGCTTCCATCGTGCGAGTGACGAGATGA